The window CATTGAGAAGCAATTCCAAAATCGTGAAAAATTATGGCACAGTAAAAAACTTCAACCAAGTCTCAAAAAAACCAACTCCAGTTGATGGTATTGAAAACTGGTATAAATATGTCTCAGAAACATTAGTAAAAAATCTGCCTGAAAAAGAAAAAGAATTAGGCATCGCCTCTGAATTTGAAGTAGAGTTTATCATTTCTAAAGAAGGAAAAATAATCAGCCCAGTTATCAAAAAAAGTTTTGGAGGTGGTGTTGATGAGGTTATTCTGCAGGAATTAGTGAGCGACTCTGCTCCAAGGTGGAATCCTGCTGAAATTGAAGGAGAAAAAACAGACGTAGTGCATAGTACTTATCTTAAGCTGACAGGTTACATGGCAAATAGCTCTAACAGCGAATCACTAGGTTTTTTTCCACAAAAGATGGATTTTCCAATTAAAAGAGGAAGTACGATGGTGATCAATGACGATACCATATTCGATGTTGTAGAAGAAGCACCTGTTCCAATGGGAGGAATGAAAGGTTGGAATGAATATTTAATTGCTAATCTAACATATCCTAATGAGGCTAAGGAGCAAAATATTTCGGGTACCGTTTATGTATCTTTTGTAGTAGATAAATCTGGTGCAATTGATGATGTGCAAATTCTTCGAGGAGTAAACCCTGACATTGATGCAGAGGCACTTAGGGTAGTTGAAGCTGCCCCAAATTGGACTCCTGGAATGCACAGAGGAAAAGAGGTCAATGTAAGAATGCGATTACCTATTCGTTTTAAAACAGATTCAGATCAATCATCCGATAATATTTTTAAAGTCAGTTCTGGAAAACAAGCTCTAATTGAAGGAGATGGCTGGATTTCCCCTTCCCCAAAAGGTGGAATGGAAGGCTGGAATAAATATTTAAATGCAAATTTAAAATATCCAAAACAGGCTAGATTAGCAAATCAAGAAGGTACAGTATATGTAACATTTATGGTCACCGAAGATGGTGATGTAGAAAATGTAGAACTACTTAGAGGAATTGGATATGGAATAGATGAAGAAGCATTAAGATTGATCAAAGAAGGTCCGAAGTGGAACCCAGGAGAAAGAGAAGGTGAAGCTGTAAAAGTAAGAATGAGACTTCCAATAGTATTTGATTTGGACAAAGCACTTGTAGAAGAATTGCCAAAACCAACCGAGCAATTTAATGTGTATATGAGAAAAAATATCAAATACCCCCTAGAGGCGAGGAAAAATAATGATATGGGTTCCGTCATTGCAAAATTAACTTTGAATGAGGATGGAGGAATTACTAAAACTGCAATCTATAAAGGAATCAGTAAAGAATTGAATGAAGAAGTTTTAAGAGTCTTGGAAAAAGCTCCAAACTGGAATATTGGAGAAGCCAATGGAGAATATGAAGTCCTACTTCCTATAACCTTCAGAATAAACAATGAAAAGTTGCCAAGAACACACAACTTGCCATACGAGATTATTATAGTCGGATATGGTTCACAAGAGAGTAACAGAAACATGAAACCTGATACTAATGTAAAAAATAATGTTAGGGTCGGTTTCCCTACTGCTGGAATTTATCAGAACATAGCATTTCCCAAAAAGACAAACAATTAGTAGTTGAAAAATTGGATGGAAGTTCTTACTTCAAAAAATCTATGATTTGAAAAGAAAATAACTTAAACACAGTACGCTAGACTAAAAAGTAAAGTCCCCACTATTATGTTAGTGGGGACTTTTTGATTTTTTTTAAAAGTCATAAGCTCCAAACCAAAGTAATTACGGGACTATGACAAAAACTGTGTAAGTTGGTTTAGCTACTTACGAAGTTAAAGTTATACCTCGAAATTCTCTGTGTGATTTAGAAGAAATCGCACAGAGAATTTGAGGAACCCGCGGTAGGCGAATACCCGATCTGTGTGTGGACAATTTCTTACCTTTAACACACAGATTGCAAAAATGAAAAAAGAAGATCTATTAAATGATGATTTCCTCAAGCAGTTCAAGACTGCAGGGGAGCTCAATTCCTTTCTTCAACAGCTTCAGAAAAGAGCTGTCGAGAAAATGCTTGAAGGCGAGTTAGATGCCCATCTTGGTTATGAAAAGCATCAGAACTCCGATAATTCCAATTCAAGAAATGGCCATTCCAGCAAAACCATAAAGAACTCCTTTGGAGAAGCTGAAATCAAAGTCCCAAGAGACCGGGACGGCAGCTTTGAGCCTGCCCTTGTGCCCAAACGCAAAAGGATGGCAGAGGGCGTTGAAAACGTGATCATATCCATGTATGCTAAGGGAATGTCAAACCAGGACATCGAAGAGCAGATCCGGGAGCTTTATGACATCAATGTATCCACTTCCACCATCTCAAGGGTTACCAGTGCCGTAGCGGAGGATATTGTTGCATGGAGAAACAGGCCACTTGACCCTGTATACCTGATCGTTTGGATGGATGGTATATCCTTCAAAGTCAGGGAGAACTCCAAAGTAGTTAATAAGACCGTTTATATTGCAAAAAATGATGAAGTTGACCCCCTTCTGACGATTTAAATTGACCCCCAGCTGGTGATTCAAATTGACCCCCGGCTGGTGATGTAAATTGACCCCCGTCAAAAGTTATTTTTCTGGAATGGAATAAGAGGCTTTTAAGTCCTGTTAGGAGTGCAAACAATTAAGCATTCCCATGGCCAATCGCACTCTTACCATGAACAAGATCAAACAAATTTTACGAGGCCATTTTGAAGGCCATGGCTCCAAGCAGCTCAGCAAATTGACGGGAGTCTCCCGCAATACTGTCAAGTCCTATCTTAAAAGATTTCAACAAACAGGCCTTTCCTTTGAAGAGGTTAATCAGCTTTCCGATGAAGGTTTAGCTGAATTAATATTAGGTCCACCAGCCCCTGTGCAGCAAAGTGACAGGCTGGAAGTATTACTTCCTTTATTGCCTGGGATCGTTAAGAAGTTGCGAATAAAAGGCATGACACGTCAGCGTCTCTGGGAAGAATACCGACAGAAGCATCCTGACGGTTTTCAGGCCAGCCAGTTCCGCAAACATATTCGGCAATACGTGGGTAAGCAGGGGCTAACGATGCATTTTGAGCACCTAGCCGGAGATAAAGTATTCATCGACTATGCGGGTAAAAAGCTCTATGTCACTGATCCCGATACAGGGGAGCATTTTCCTGTAGAGGTATTTGTGGCTACGCTGGGCTGTACTCAATACACTTATGTGGAAGCCACTTACACCCAGAAGAAACCCGACTTCATCGGAAGCTGCACAAGGATGCT is drawn from Belliella baltica DSM 15883 and contains these coding sequences:
- a CDS encoding M56 family metallopeptidase; translation: MAFLIDYIWQSTFCLLFFYVIYWVFLRNEKAFGFTRIYILITPILALLFPILRIPVSFNKPDISLEQSQLFRALTIEQVPEDVAGFYGLPEVTVQSTKLPMLLEFKDYFLIFNIIIIALLSLRLFWQFLQIRLIREKGWYQTIYKLKENYFLVPTFGLAPIFSFFNQLFWDDTHDLNQDEKEQIIKHEIEHIKQGHSWDVLYYQILSILFWFNPAIHLMRVALVDVHEYLADESVLNQTINKESYPKLIVKIAFKGMDLPIGNYFIRSTTLKRILMMKKAAKPNLFKMAMIVPLTLMLLALVSMKTNDSIGNIFNSSTEKIELIKEQLTASQDSLEVAIKVKKTNNPKHYELIGPLEGDKLSAQLGELVYEFSQISSDEEYLKVRSLINSLRSNSKIVKNYGTVKNFNQVSKKPTPVDGIENWYKYVSETLVKNLPEKEKELGIASEFEVEFIISKEGKIISPVIKKSFGGGVDEVILQELVSDSAPRWNPAEIEGEKTDVVHSTYLKLTGYMANSSNSESLGFFPQKMDFPIKRGSTMVINDDTIFDVVEEAPVPMGGMKGWNEYLIANLTYPNEAKEQNISGTVYVSFVVDKSGAIDDVQILRGVNPDIDAEALRVVEAAPNWTPGMHRGKEVNVRMRLPIRFKTDSDQSSDNIFKVSSGKQALIEGDGWISPSPKGGMEGWNKYLNANLKYPKQARLANQEGTVYVTFMVTEDGDVENVELLRGIGYGIDEEALRLIKEGPKWNPGEREGEAVKVRMRLPIVFDLDKALVEELPKPTEQFNVYMRKNIKYPLEARKNNDMGSVIAKLTLNEDGGITKTAIYKGISKELNEEVLRVLEKAPNWNIGEANGEYEVLLPITFRINNEKLPRTHNLPYEIIIVGYGSQESNRNMKPDTNVKNNVRVGFPTAGIYQNIAFPKKTNN